The nucleotide window ATCGTGGGCAACAAGGTGGAGGCGGCCTACCGGCGCGGGGACATGCTGGAGAAGCGGCGCGCGATGATGCAGGCGTGGGCCGAGCACTCGCTGTGAACGCCAGGCTCCATTCCCTTGACGGAATATTCCTTGGAGGCTATATTGAACGATGTCTTGGGACGTTGAGTACACCGATGAGTTTGAATCGTGGTGGGAAGGCTTGTCTGAGCAGGAGCAAGTGTCCTTGGCAGCTTCGGTCGCGTTGTTGGAGGAGCGTGGCCCATCACTCGGTCACCCCCACAGCAGTGGTATCAATGGCTCACGCCACGGGCACATGCGTGAATTGCGCACGCAACACGGCGGGCGGCCGTTTCGCACGCTGTATGCCTTTGATCCCCGCCGAATGGCAATTTTATTGATCGGCGGTGATAAGACCGGTGATGACCGCTGGTAC belongs to Acidovorax sp. YS12 and includes:
- a CDS encoding type II toxin-antitoxin system RelE/ParE family toxin, with amino-acid sequence MSWDVEYTDEFESWWEGLSEQEQVSLAASVALLEERGPSLGHPHSSGINGSRHGHMRELRTQHGGRPFRTLYAFDPRRMAILLIGGDKTGDDRWYEVHVPIADRLYDEHLDQLRREGEIDG